From a single Streptomyces sp. 1331.2 genomic region:
- a CDS encoding MBL fold metallo-hydrolase → MRITKFGHACVRIEHGDTTVVVDPGAFTDPAALTGADAVLITHEHMDHFEESRLRAALEADPALRVWTNSAVAAQLDGVAQRVSAVGEGDAFELGGPGGLAVSVHGEWHAEIHADIPLVKNIGFLFDGRLFHPGDAFTVPPHAVDTLLLPLAAPWSKAGEVVDYVREAGPRVAVPVHEATLSPIGHMVATRLLGPDGPGTGAGLTVLGEGESLEVG, encoded by the coding sequence ATGCGAATCACCAAGTTCGGACACGCCTGCGTACGCATCGAGCACGGCGACACCACCGTCGTCGTCGACCCCGGGGCCTTCACCGACCCCGCCGCTCTGACCGGGGCGGACGCCGTCCTGATCACCCACGAGCACATGGACCACTTCGAGGAGTCCCGGCTGCGCGCCGCGCTGGAGGCCGACCCGGCGCTGCGGGTGTGGACCAACAGCGCCGTCGCCGCCCAGCTGGACGGCGTGGCGCAGCGGGTCTCGGCGGTCGGCGAGGGCGACGCCTTCGAGCTCGGCGGGCCCGGCGGGCTGGCGGTGTCGGTGCACGGCGAGTGGCACGCGGAGATCCACGCGGACATCCCGCTCGTCAAGAACATCGGCTTCCTCTTCGACGGCCGCCTCTTCCACCCCGGCGACGCGTTCACCGTGCCGCCGCACGCCGTCGACACCCTGCTGCTGCCGCTCGCGGCGCCGTGGAGCAAGGCCGGCGAGGTGGTCGACTACGTCCGGGAGGCGGGCCCGCGAGTGGCGGTGCCGGTCCACGAGGCGACGCTCAGCCCGATCGGGCACATGGTGGCCACCCGGCTGCTCGGGCCGGACGGGCCGGGCACCGGCGCAGGGCTGACCGTGCTGGGGGAGGGCGAGAGCCTGGAGGTGGGCTGA
- a CDS encoding MarR family winged helix-turn-helix transcriptional regulator — MPSEAPHPDTLELAADLRAALGSLVRALRDSDDLPPNQAAVLGLLVRDERSYTVAELADLRRVRHQSMARTVALMTEAGLVAQQPHPTDGRKQLIAVTEAGHTALLDQRARREHHIATAIEARLSTEERQQLRTVVGLLDRLR; from the coding sequence ATGCCCAGCGAAGCCCCGCACCCGGACACCCTGGAACTCGCCGCCGACCTGCGCGCCGCCCTCGGCAGCCTGGTCCGCGCCCTGCGCGACAGCGACGACCTGCCGCCGAACCAGGCCGCCGTGCTCGGCCTGCTGGTCCGCGACGAGCGCTCCTACACCGTCGCCGAACTCGCCGACCTCCGGCGCGTCCGCCACCAGTCGATGGCCCGCACCGTCGCCCTGATGACCGAGGCCGGCCTGGTCGCCCAACAGCCCCACCCCACCGACGGCCGCAAGCAGCTCATCGCCGTCACCGAGGCCGGCCACACCGCCCTGCTCGACCAGCGCGCCCGCCGCGAACACCACATCGCCACCGCCATCGAGGCCCGCCTGTCCACCGAGGAGCGGCAGCAGCTGCGCACCGTCGTCGGCCTCCTCGACCGCCTGCGCTGA
- the zapE gene encoding cell division protein ZapE produces MTDRAEQQDRAMRGHFHHAAQQRGFTLSQAQHAAVDRLGRLAGELARSAWRLRRPPRHLYLWGPVGRGKSWLVDTFLDGLATPHKRRLHFHDFFRRLHESVAQPSAAQQDTGDKHQGAAVDRAVDELLDGCRILVFDEFHAHDAGDAMLVARLFRTLLERRITLVTTSNYPPTGLMPDPLYHHLFEPTIALIEERMDVLDVSGPVDFRREPRRQEVSQRFATGALLRPGQEAAAGLTPPGPGEAAPVAVHHRDLPARAVRDDLVWFGFEELCEGRTAVPDYLALAERFPTLVLADVPALVAATRDARQRFANLVDVCCDRDVRLVLIGTDPMTGLAPGSPIQRDLDRTASRLALLRHPAAASAAAESAAATG; encoded by the coding sequence GTGACGGACAGGGCGGAGCAGCAGGACCGGGCCATGCGCGGGCACTTCCACCACGCCGCCCAGCAGCGCGGGTTCACCCTCAGCCAGGCCCAGCACGCGGCGGTCGACCGGCTCGGCCGGCTCGCGGGCGAACTGGCCCGCTCCGCCTGGCGGTTGCGCCGCCCGCCGCGCCACCTCTACCTCTGGGGCCCGGTCGGCCGCGGCAAGAGCTGGCTGGTCGACACCTTCCTCGACGGCCTGGCCACCCCGCACAAGCGCCGCCTGCACTTCCACGACTTCTTCCGCCGGCTGCACGAATCCGTCGCCCAGCCCTCCGCTGCCCAGCAGGACACCGGCGACAAGCACCAGGGCGCAGCCGTCGACCGCGCCGTGGACGAGCTGCTCGACGGCTGCCGGATCCTGGTCTTCGACGAGTTCCACGCCCACGACGCCGGCGACGCGATGCTCGTCGCCCGCCTCTTCCGCACCCTGCTGGAACGCCGGATCACCCTGGTCACCACGTCCAACTACCCGCCCACCGGCCTGATGCCCGACCCGCTGTACCACCACCTCTTCGAGCCGACGATCGCGCTCATCGAGGAACGGATGGACGTCCTCGACGTCTCCGGCCCGGTCGACTTCCGCCGCGAGCCCCGCCGCCAGGAGGTGTCCCAGCGCTTCGCCACCGGCGCCCTGCTGCGCCCCGGCCAGGAGGCGGCGGCCGGTCTGACCCCGCCCGGCCCCGGGGAGGCCGCCCCAGTGGCCGTCCACCACCGCGACCTGCCCGCCCGCGCCGTCCGCGACGACCTGGTCTGGTTCGGCTTCGAGGAGCTGTGCGAGGGCCGCACCGCCGTCCCCGACTACCTCGCGCTCGCCGAGCGCTTCCCCACCCTCGTCCTGGCCGACGTCCCCGCGCTGGTCGCCGCCACCAGGGACGCCCGCCAGCGCTTCGCCAACCTGGTGGACGTCTGCTGCGACCGTGACGTCCGCCTGGTCCTGATCGGCACCGACCCGATGACCGGCCTGGCCCCCGGCTCCCCGATCCAGCGCGACCTGGACCGCACCGCCAGCCGCCTCGCCCTGCTCCGCCACCCCGCGGCGGCGAGCGCCGCGGCGGAGAGCGCCGCGGCAACCGGCTAG
- a CDS encoding MMPL family transporter yields the protein MRKPSSAVPAAVVGGRLAALGRFCFRHRRWVLGFWAAVLVVGVLIGGRVFAGSVAGASSASAEADRGSAVVAAADPSAGTVTAVVDEKAVDGQQADGKPADGKPVGGKPGDGKPAAGKPGDGKPVDDPAVRAAVQKATAEIAGLPGVSSALDGYGSGPASAALRSADGTASLVTVRMADTATSGQTDAVTQRLAALNGAGGAHVTVGGDLVLQQEVKKQTEQDTRFGEMVTLPLTLVVMVLVFGGLAAASLPVIGAVASVGGALLAMFGFSRIMDIDTSVLPIATVLGLGLSIDYALLMVNRFREERGHGADIAAAVERTAATAGRTVAFSGLTVAVALSGLFVFTSPVLGAVAAAGVSVVVIAVAAALTLIPALLGFAGSRIKAPTAPVPDEGFFSRTVRRVRKRAVLVALACVAVLMAAGAPFLHADMRNSGAAVLPTSSAGRQVADTIDQRFPDVAAAPITVVVEGGASVAQAYADDVVAKLPGVSGVRAVSPVSAGVSTIDVLVHGDPQGGQAKHVVEELRADRGGLKTYVTGGAASVVDFRQELLSRGPWALGLVAAGTLVLLFLMTGSVVMPVKALLMNLLSLGASLGALTLVFQDGWFSGLLGFSPTGGLETFIPVLVFAFAFGLSMDYEVFLLARIKELHSRGYSCTRAVELGVQRSGRIITSAALLMVIVFAGFALGDMLMVKQMGIALAVAVAVDATLVRCLLVPAAMSLFGEFNWWAPAPLKRLHRRFGLSEHVELPEIGQAAASLPSSAAIPAQRPAVKDLVGSET from the coding sequence ATGCGCAAACCCTCCTCCGCCGTTCCCGCCGCCGTGGTCGGCGGCCGGCTCGCGGCCCTCGGCCGGTTCTGCTTCCGGCACCGCCGCTGGGTGCTCGGCTTCTGGGCCGCCGTCCTGGTCGTCGGCGTCCTGATCGGCGGCCGGGTCTTCGCGGGCTCGGTGGCCGGGGCCTCCTCCGCCAGCGCCGAGGCCGACCGGGGCAGCGCGGTGGTCGCCGCGGCCGACCCGTCGGCGGGCACCGTCACCGCGGTGGTGGACGAGAAGGCGGTGGACGGACAGCAGGCGGACGGAAAGCCGGCGGACGGAAAGCCGGTGGGCGGGAAGCCGGGCGACGGAAAGCCGGCGGCCGGGAAGCCGGGCGACGGGAAGCCGGTGGACGACCCGGCCGTCAGGGCCGCCGTCCAGAAGGCCACCGCGGAGATCGCGGGCCTGCCCGGGGTCTCCTCCGCCCTCGACGGGTACGGCTCCGGCCCGGCCTCGGCCGCGCTGCGCTCCGCCGACGGGACGGCGAGCCTGGTCACCGTACGGATGGCCGACACCGCCACCTCCGGCCAGACCGACGCCGTCACCCAGCGGCTGGCCGCGCTGAACGGAGCGGGCGGCGCCCACGTCACCGTCGGCGGTGACCTGGTGCTGCAGCAGGAGGTCAAGAAGCAGACCGAGCAGGACACCCGCTTCGGCGAGATGGTGACGCTGCCGCTCACCCTGGTCGTCATGGTGCTGGTGTTCGGCGGGCTCGCGGCGGCCTCGCTGCCGGTGATCGGCGCCGTCGCCTCGGTGGGCGGGGCACTGCTGGCCATGTTCGGATTCAGCCGGATCATGGACATCGACACCAGCGTGCTGCCGATCGCCACCGTCCTGGGGCTCGGACTCTCGATCGACTACGCGCTGCTCATGGTGAACCGTTTCCGCGAGGAGCGCGGCCACGGCGCGGACATCGCCGCCGCCGTCGAACGGACCGCCGCGACCGCCGGGCGCACCGTGGCCTTCTCCGGACTGACCGTCGCCGTCGCCCTGTCCGGCCTGTTCGTCTTCACCAGCCCGGTACTGGGAGCGGTCGCAGCCGCCGGGGTGAGCGTGGTGGTGATCGCCGTCGCCGCCGCGCTGACCCTGATCCCCGCGCTGCTCGGCTTCGCCGGCTCGCGGATCAAGGCGCCCACCGCGCCGGTACCCGACGAGGGCTTCTTCAGCCGCACCGTCCGCCGGGTCCGCAAGCGGGCGGTGCTCGTCGCGCTCGCCTGCGTCGCCGTGCTGATGGCGGCCGGGGCACCCTTCCTGCACGCCGACATGCGCAACTCCGGCGCCGCCGTGCTGCCCACCTCCTCGGCCGGGCGGCAGGTCGCCGACACCATCGACCAGCGCTTCCCGGACGTCGCGGCCGCGCCGATCACGGTGGTGGTCGAGGGCGGTGCCTCGGTGGCGCAGGCGTACGCGGACGACGTGGTCGCCAAGCTGCCCGGAGTGAGCGGGGTGCGGGCGGTGAGCCCGGTGAGCGCCGGCGTCTCGACGATCGACGTCCTGGTGCACGGGGACCCGCAGGGCGGGCAGGCCAAGCACGTGGTCGAGGAGCTGCGGGCCGACCGCGGCGGGCTGAAGACCTACGTCACCGGTGGCGCGGCCTCGGTGGTGGACTTCCGGCAGGAGCTGCTGTCGCGCGGGCCGTGGGCGCTGGGCCTGGTCGCGGCCGGGACGCTGGTGCTGCTGTTCCTGATGACCGGCTCGGTGGTGATGCCGGTCAAGGCGCTGCTGATGAACCTGCTCTCGCTGGGCGCCTCGCTCGGCGCGCTGACCCTGGTGTTCCAGGACGGGTGGTTCAGCGGGCTGCTCGGCTTCAGCCCGACCGGCGGGCTGGAGACCTTCATCCCGGTGCTGGTCTTCGCCTTCGCCTTCGGGCTGTCGATGGACTACGAGGTGTTCCTGCTCGCCCGGATCAAGGAGCTGCACTCGCGTGGGTACAGCTGTACCAGGGCGGTGGAGCTGGGCGTCCAGCGCAGCGGTCGGATCATCACCTCGGCGGCGCTGCTGATGGTGATCGTCTTCGCCGGGTTCGCGCTCGGGGACATGCTCATGGTCAAGCAGATGGGCATCGCCCTGGCCGTCGCCGTCGCGGTGGACGCCACCCTGGTGCGGTGCCTGCTGGTGCCGGCGGCGATGAGCCTGTTCGGCGAGTTCAACTGGTGGGCGCCCGCGCCGCTCAAGCGGCTGCACCGGCGCTTCGGGCTGAGCGAGCACGTCGAGCTGCCGGAGATCGGGCAGGCGGCGGCGTCGCTACCCTCCTCGGCGGCGATCCCGGCGCAGCGGCCGGCGGTGAAGGACCTGGTCGGGTCGGAGACCTAG
- a CDS encoding GNAT family N-acetyltransferase, translating into MDDRFSPAPPHQAEPPQLPAPPHLAEPPYLAGRPAVERLAQYTRAEQEEVLGPGDDPYGVAYTGLTFLPKEIHFGIRAAGGRLVAHTGLLPLPLTAGGTDLTVMGVGGVCVAPDRRGGGLAQAVVGAALDHARALGHRHALLFCRPPLAAFYRGLGFREVAEEVTVEQPQGRLAVMPLRTMWTALAAGAGWPEGPVRLRSLPM; encoded by the coding sequence ATGGATGATCGTTTCTCGCCCGCGCCGCCGCACCAGGCCGAGCCGCCGCAGCTGCCCGCGCCGCCGCACCTGGCCGAGCCGCCGTACCTGGCCGGGCGGCCGGCCGTTGAGCGGCTGGCGCAGTACACCCGCGCCGAGCAGGAGGAGGTCCTGGGCCCCGGGGACGACCCGTACGGGGTCGCGTACACCGGGCTGACCTTCCTGCCCAAGGAGATCCACTTCGGCATCCGGGCCGCCGGCGGCCGGCTCGTCGCCCACACCGGGCTGCTGCCGCTGCCGCTCACCGCGGGCGGCACCGACCTGACGGTGATGGGCGTCGGCGGAGTCTGCGTCGCCCCCGACCGGCGCGGCGGCGGCCTCGCGCAGGCCGTGGTCGGGGCCGCTCTCGACCACGCCCGTGCGCTCGGCCACCGGCACGCGCTGCTGTTCTGCCGTCCGCCGCTGGCCGCGTTCTACCGGGGGCTCGGCTTCCGGGAGGTGGCGGAGGAGGTGACGGTGGAGCAGCCGCAGGGCCGGCTGGCGGTGATGCCGCTGCGCACCATGTGGACGGCGCTGGCGGCGGGAGCCGGGTGGCCGGAGGGGCCGGTGCGGCTGCGGTCGCTGCCGATGTGA
- the coaE gene encoding dephospho-CoA kinase, protein MLKIGLTGGIGAGKSEVSRLFAAHGAVIVDSDVIAREVVAPGTAGLAAVVAEFGPQVLREDGTLDRPALGAIVFADPERLKALNAIVHPLVRDRSAELEAAAAPDAVVVHDVPLLAENGLAPLFDLIVVVDAADEVRVDRLVRLRGMAEEEARARMAAQASRADRLAIADLVIDNGGELAELSARVDEVWAELAARAARASA, encoded by the coding sequence ATGCTGAAGATCGGACTGACGGGTGGCATCGGCGCGGGCAAGAGCGAGGTGTCCCGGCTGTTCGCCGCGCACGGCGCGGTGATCGTGGACTCCGACGTGATCGCCCGCGAGGTGGTCGCCCCCGGCACGGCCGGTCTGGCCGCCGTCGTCGCCGAGTTCGGCCCGCAGGTGCTGCGGGAGGACGGCACGCTGGACCGGCCCGCCCTCGGGGCGATCGTGTTCGCCGACCCGGAGCGGCTGAAGGCGCTGAACGCCATCGTCCACCCGCTGGTGCGGGACCGTTCCGCCGAACTGGAGGCGGCCGCCGCGCCGGACGCGGTCGTGGTGCACGACGTGCCGCTGCTGGCCGAGAACGGGCTGGCGCCGCTGTTCGACCTGATCGTGGTGGTCGACGCGGCCGACGAGGTGCGGGTCGACCGGCTGGTACGGCTGCGCGGGATGGCCGAGGAGGAGGCCCGGGCCCGGATGGCCGCGCAGGCCTCGCGGGCGGACCGGCTGGCGATCGCCGACCTGGTGATCGACAACGGCGGGGAGTTGGCCGAGCTGTCGGCCCGGGTGGACGAGGTCTGGGCGGAGCTGGCGGCGCGGGCGGCGCGGGCCTCGGCCTGA